GAGACCCCGTGGGCCGACCTGTGGCTCGGGCGCGACGACTGGGCCGAGGCGTTCGCCGCCGCCGACCCGGCGTCGTCGCACAACGACGCGCGCGACGAGGTGTGGGAAGCGCTCCTCGAGCTCCTCATCGATCAGGTCGACGACGAGGTGCCTCCGCATGTCGTTCGACGCCGGCTGCGGCAGGACGATGAGCTCACCGGAGCGTTCGTGCGTGCGTGGCCGTTGCTCTCGCCTGCCGGGGTCGTGGAACGTCTCTGGACCTCGCCGGGCCTCCTCCGCCGGTGCGCGCCGCAGCTGTCGGACGATGAAGTGGCGCTGTTGCAGCGCGAGGACGGCGGCGCATGGACCATCTCGGATCTGCCGCTGCTGGATGCCGCGCACCGCCTGATCGGCGACCCGGATGCCGTACGCGCCGAGCATCGTCGCCAGGCGGTGATCGCGTCGGCGCAGGAGCAGATGTCCCACGTCGTCGATCACCTCGTCGAATCGGACGACAGCGAGATGAAGGTGATGTCGATCCTCCGCGGCGTGGACGCGCGTGCCGTGCTCGCGGGGGCGGATGCCCCGCCCGCGGCCACCCCGGACGAGCTCGCCGGACCCTTCGCGCACATCGTGGTCGACGAGGCGCAGGAGCTGACGGACGCGGAATGGCGGATGCTGCTGGCGCGATGCCCGTCGCGCAGCTTCACCGTGGTCGGCGATCGCGCGCAGGCGCGGCACGGCTTCACGGAGACGTGGGAGGAACGGCTGTCCCGGGTCGGGCTGCGGGACGCGCAGGTCGCGCACCTGAGCGTCAACTACCGCACCCCCGCGGAGGTGATGACAGTCGCGGCCCCCGCCGTGCGCACGGCCATCCCGGATGCGAATGTGCCGACCTCCGTGCGCAAGAGCGGAACGCCGGTGCGCTACGGCGAGGTCGGCGAGCTGAGGGCGATCGTCGACGAGTGGACGGCCACGCACCCGCAGGGGACCGCGTGCGTGATCGGAGCGCCATGGCATCCGGGATCGGCGCGCGTGCGTTCTCTCACCGCGGCGGCGGCGAAGGGGCTGGAGTTCGACCTCGTCGTGCTCGTGAACCCCCAGGCTCTCGGCGACGACATCACCGGAGCGGTCGACCGCTACGTGGCCATGACCCGCACGACCGGACAGCTGGTGATCCTGGAGGGCGGCGAGGGATGAGCGCTCGGCGGATGCCGGCCGCGGAGTCAGCCGTCAGCCGGGTCCGTCATGGTGACGTGCCGCACGGCGATGAGACGGTCCATCGTCGCGAGCAGTCGCTCGGCGTCGGGCCGGTCGTCGCCGCCTGGCGCGTGCACGAGAGCGCGCACCGACGCGAGCGCCAGCATGATCGCCGCTTCCGCGGTCTCGTCGGAGTCCACGCGGTCGCGCACGAGACCGGTGAACTCCTCCTTCAAGGTCCCCATCCACTGGGTCATCGCGGAGAGGAGCTCTGGCTGGGCGGCGATCAGCGCCTTGAGGCGACGCCGCTCCATCCCGGTATCGATCGATGAGGCGATGAGCTCGCAGATCGCGGGCATCAGGTCACCGCGTGCCGAGCGGAAGCGCTCGGCGGCCTCAGCGGAGAACACGCGTTCGGGGAGGTTCAGCGCCGCGGCCGTCTTCGACGGGAAGTAGTTGAAGAAGGTGCGCGGCGAGACGCCGACCTCCTCGCAGATCTGCTCGACGGTCGTCCCGTCGAGCCCTCGACTCTCGATCAGACGCAGGGCGGCCTCGTGCAACGCCTGCCGGCGATGTCTCTTCTTCCGTTCGCGGAGGCCGTCGGGCCGCCCCGCATCCTGATCGATCGTCATGTCAGAGCTGCACCCGGATGGTCCCGGTCTCGCTGAGGCCCGCCTCGTCGGCGCGTTCCTGCAGAGCCGAACGCGTCCGCAGCGGCGGCACCCGGAAGAACCACGTCAGGACGAAGGCGAGGAGCAGCACGCCGAAGCCGACCCAGAAGATCGTCACAGCCGATTCGGTGAAGCCGACCATGAACGGCTTCGCCAGTCGCGGGTCGGCGCCGGTGAGGAACGACGTGTCGCTCACCGATCCGCTGGCGCTGTCGGTGGCCGAGCTGTCGCCGTCCTTGACCTTGTCGGACAGTTCGTCGGCGAGCTGATCCACCCAGTACGAGCGCTGATCGGCATCGGCCCAGTCCACCGAGACCGTGTCGCCGGAGACGGATGCATGGGCCTTTTCCGCGACGGCTGCCAGAGCCTTTTCCTGCGCGTCGGGGAGAGCGGCCTGCACCTGCTGCGCGATGACGGCCGGTGCGGCGTCCGCCGGTACGACTCCGGCGGCTACCTGAGCCTGGACAGCGCTCGCCACGGCATCCGTCACCGACTTCTCGGCCTGCTCCTTCGCGGCGGCGACGCCCTCGTCGAGTTGGTCCTGGATGCCCTTCGTGATCGGGTCGACGACCGGATCCCAGAGCTGCGCCATG
This Microbacterium sp. XT11 DNA region includes the following protein-coding sequences:
- a CDS encoding TetR/AcrR family transcriptional regulator; protein product: MTIDQDAGRPDGLRERKKRHRRQALHEAALRLIESRGLDGTTVEQICEEVGVSPRTFFNYFPSKTAAALNLPERVFSAEAAERFRSARGDLMPAICELIASSIDTGMERRRLKALIAAQPELLSAMTQWMGTLKEEFTGLVRDRVDSDETAEAAIMLALASVRALVHAPGGDDRPDAERLLATMDRLIAVRHVTMTDPADG
- the helR gene encoding RNA polymerase recycling motor ATPase HelR; translated protein: MPADPFDLPLTLDRKAAPSLIDADRAHLRRIADELQDQRVQTAERLTRARTQRADEGGAAVDRDIEIRRLSARLRLLDRYGIDLCLGRMTPRDGEPVYIGRTGLAAADGTRLLVDWRAPAAAPYFAATMEDPRGIVSRRRYRWTGGRITDYWDEALTEEGFTTDAALDDQSAFIASLGAHRSPRMRDVVATIQADQDAIIRMPSRGALVVDGGPGTGKTVVALHRAAHLLYAEPRLTHGGGGMLLVGPNAHYLSYVEDVLPSLGEDSVRLCTLTEMVPESASAQEDDDPAVAALKASLDPTDVITAAVDQFTHPPQHDMRIETPWADLWLGRDDWAEAFAAADPASSHNDARDEVWEALLELLIDQVDDEVPPHVVRRRLRQDDELTGAFVRAWPLLSPAGVVERLWTSPGLLRRCAPQLSDDEVALLQREDGGAWTISDLPLLDAAHRLIGDPDAVRAEHRRQAVIASAQEQMSHVVDHLVESDDSEMKVMSILRGVDARAVLAGADAPPAATPDELAGPFAHIVVDEAQELTDAEWRMLLARCPSRSFTVVGDRAQARHGFTETWEERLSRVGLRDAQVAHLSVNYRTPAEVMTVAAPAVRTAIPDANVPTSVRKSGTPVRYGEVGELRAIVDEWTATHPQGTACVIGAPWHPGSARVRSLTAAAAKGLEFDLVVLVNPQALGDDITGAVDRYVAMTRTTGQLVILEGGEG